In one Chitinophaga sancti genomic region, the following are encoded:
- the fabF gene encoding beta-ketoacyl-ACP synthase II, with protein sequence MKRVVITGLGAITPIGNKVSTFWQNLLAGKSGAATITKFDASKFRTQFACEIKDYDPAQYLDKNDLRKTDPFTQYALIAAQQAVDDAGINFAGMNPFDTGVIWGSGQGGMLTFEEQVKEYTLGNYQPRFNPFFVPKLIANMASGMISIRFGLMGINYTTVSACSTSNTAIMDALNYIRWGKAKVIITGGSEAPITEASVGGFCAMKAMSQRNNDPATASRPFDIGRDGFVMGEGAGALILEEYEHAVARGAHIYAEVAGAAMTADAYHMTATHPEGLGACEAMKRALEDGGLHPSEVDYLNAHATSTPVGDLSEIAAITKLLGPSVAISATKSMTGHLLGAAGAIEAIASVLTIKHGMIPPTINTQELDPALPADLNIVLGTAVEKKVKVAMSNTFGFGGHNGIVVFKAI encoded by the coding sequence ATGAAAAGAGTAGTCATCACCGGTTTAGGCGCGATTACGCCTATCGGCAATAAAGTCAGCACCTTCTGGCAAAACCTGCTTGCAGGCAAAAGTGGGGCTGCGACTATCACAAAATTCGACGCCAGCAAATTCCGGACACAGTTCGCCTGCGAGATCAAAGATTATGATCCTGCGCAGTACCTGGATAAAAACGATCTTAGAAAAACGGATCCCTTTACCCAATATGCACTCATTGCTGCCCAGCAGGCGGTAGATGATGCCGGGATCAATTTTGCCGGCATGAACCCATTTGATACAGGAGTGATCTGGGGCTCCGGTCAGGGCGGGATGCTCACCTTCGAAGAGCAGGTAAAAGAATATACACTGGGTAATTATCAACCCCGTTTCAATCCTTTCTTTGTACCAAAACTGATCGCAAATATGGCCTCCGGTATGATCTCTATCCGTTTTGGCCTGATGGGCATTAACTATACCACCGTATCTGCCTGTTCTACTTCCAATACTGCTATCATGGATGCACTGAATTACATCCGCTGGGGTAAGGCGAAAGTGATTATCACGGGTGGTTCCGAGGCACCCATTACGGAAGCATCCGTAGGGGGATTCTGTGCCATGAAGGCCATGTCGCAGCGCAACAATGATCCGGCTACTGCCAGCAGACCTTTTGATATCGGCAGGGATGGTTTTGTTATGGGCGAAGGTGCGGGTGCATTGATCCTGGAAGAATACGAACATGCTGTAGCCAGGGGGGCACATATCTATGCGGAAGTAGCAGGCGCTGCCATGACTGCAGATGCCTATCACATGACCGCGACCCACCCTGAAGGCCTGGGAGCCTGCGAAGCAATGAAACGTGCACTGGAAGATGGCGGGTTACACCCTTCTGAAGTAGATTATTTAAATGCACATGCCACCAGTACCCCGGTGGGTGATCTGAGCGAAATAGCAGCTATTACAAAACTGTTAGGACCATCCGTAGCCATCAGCGCAACCAAATCTATGACCGGTCACTTACTGGGAGCCGCAGGCGCAATAGAGGCAATCGCTTCTGTTTTAACCATTAAACATGGTATGATTCCGCCAACCATTAATACGCAGGAATTAGATCCCGCCCTGCCGGCGGATTTAAATATCGTATTGGGAACTGCGGTGGAGAAAAAAGTAAAGGTAGCAATGAGCAATACCTTTGGTTTTGGGGGCCACAACGGCATTGTGGTGTTTAAAGCGATATAA
- a CDS encoding TetR/AcrR family transcriptional regulator — MQDTKDKIVGLADQLIKTKGFNAFSYKEISDPLAIKNAAVHYYFPSKADLGMAVLQQEFDSLNIGIANWENLTEDQQLRQLIASFEKKCSGHMACIMGSLSPDYNTLPANMQERLQQFSAAVIEWVTRCLDKGREKGIFSFKGAPEDRALMIVSNLLASLLLSRVMGESAFEKISKQLLDDIL, encoded by the coding sequence ATGCAGGATACGAAAGACAAAATTGTTGGCCTGGCCGATCAGCTGATCAAAACAAAAGGGTTTAACGCCTTTAGTTACAAGGAGATATCCGATCCGCTGGCCATCAAAAACGCCGCTGTTCATTATTATTTTCCCAGTAAGGCCGATTTGGGCATGGCAGTACTGCAGCAGGAATTCGACTCCCTGAATATTGGTATAGCCAATTGGGAAAACTTAACGGAGGACCAGCAGCTGCGGCAGCTTATTGCCTCTTTTGAAAAAAAATGTAGCGGCCATATGGCCTGTATTATGGGCTCCCTCTCCCCGGATTACAATACCCTGCCTGCCAATATGCAGGAACGCCTGCAACAGTTCAGTGCCGCTGTGATCGAATGGGTGACACGCTGCCTGGATAAAGGCCGCGAAAAGGGCATTTTTAGCTTCAAAGGAGCTCCGGAAGACCGTGCTTTGATGATTGTATCAAATCTGCTCGCTTCCCTCCTCCTGAGTCGCGTAATGGGCGAAAGCGCTTTTGAAAAAATCAGTAAACAACTATTAGACGATATTTTATGA
- a CDS encoding DinB family protein, with product MAEKEVIQSLQELLTGSHAHISFEDAVKGIPENLRGVVPDNMPYSIWQLVEHIRIAQWDILEFSRNPGHQSPPWPAGYWPNDPVPKDDDAWKESIAHIKRDCAEFIKLLKRPGVDLYEPFTHGDGQHLFREALLIADHTSYHTGEIVAVRRMLGAWK from the coding sequence ATGGCAGAAAAAGAAGTCATTCAATCATTACAAGAACTCCTCACCGGCAGTCATGCCCATATATCATTCGAAGATGCCGTAAAGGGGATACCTGAGAACCTGCGGGGAGTAGTACCGGACAATATGCCATACAGCATCTGGCAACTGGTGGAACATATCCGCATTGCGCAGTGGGATATCCTGGAATTTTCGAGGAACCCGGGGCATCAGTCACCCCCCTGGCCGGCCGGTTACTGGCCAAACGATCCCGTGCCGAAAGACGACGATGCCTGGAAGGAAAGCATTGCCCATATCAAAAGGGATTGCGCGGAATTCATTAAATTGCTAAAGCGACCCGGAGTAGATCTCTACGAGCCTTTTACCCATGGTGATGGTCAGCACCTCTTCCGTGAAGCCCTTTTAATTGCGGATCATACCAGCTACCATACCGGCGAGATCGTGGCTGTAAGACGGATGCTCGGGGCGTGGAAATAA
- a CDS encoding aminotransferase class V-fold PLP-dependent enzyme: MDIAKLRADTPGCQTKIHFNNSGASLPPYPVLHAMQDYLTEEANCGGYETAAANATSLNRFYMAAGKLLNAPAKNIAFTSSATNSFARALSCIPFKKGDVVIIANEDYASNQLQFLSLEERFGIALIRAHSLPEGGVDVDHMTSLIKEKHPRLVSLTHVPSNTGLIQPVAAIGKVCRELEIPYLVDACQSVGQLPLDVEAIGCDFLCGTMRKFLRGPRGAGLLYVSDRILHKPWYPLFLDMYAATWTDDDTFVTAPDAKRFQDWEQNYALLSGSYAAIHYANEIGLQNIADRNRYLGSLLRPRLQALPGVTLLDKGTALASIITLTAPVSDPQWLLTSLRERHINTAVSVTASALIDLKSKGVNWALRIAPHYFNTEEEIDLLLDALESLFANP; encoded by the coding sequence ATGGACATTGCTAAGCTGAGGGCAGATACACCTGGCTGCCAGACAAAAATACATTTCAACAATTCAGGCGCATCCTTACCGCCTTACCCGGTGCTGCACGCGATGCAGGATTACCTGACTGAAGAAGCTAATTGTGGAGGTTATGAAACAGCCGCCGCCAATGCAACTTCCCTCAACCGTTTTTATATGGCTGCCGGGAAACTACTGAATGCCCCGGCAAAGAATATAGCATTTACCAGCAGTGCGACCAATAGTTTTGCCAGGGCATTGTCGTGCATTCCTTTTAAAAAAGGAGATGTGGTGATCATTGCCAATGAGGATTATGCGAGCAACCAGTTGCAGTTCCTCTCCCTGGAAGAGCGTTTTGGCATAGCGCTGATCCGTGCACATAGCCTCCCCGAAGGCGGTGTGGATGTAGATCACATGACTTCCCTGATTAAAGAAAAGCATCCCCGGCTTGTATCGCTTACACATGTACCATCCAATACCGGGTTGATCCAGCCCGTTGCTGCGATAGGGAAAGTATGCCGCGAACTGGAGATCCCATATCTTGTAGATGCATGTCAGTCTGTCGGACAGCTGCCGCTGGATGTGGAAGCAATAGGCTGTGATTTTCTCTGTGGTACGATGCGGAAATTCCTGCGCGGACCAAGGGGAGCTGGCCTGCTGTATGTATCTGACAGGATCCTGCACAAACCCTGGTATCCTTTATTCCTGGATATGTATGCCGCTACCTGGACGGATGATGATACCTTCGTGACAGCACCTGATGCAAAACGATTCCAGGACTGGGAGCAGAATTATGCGTTATTATCCGGCAGTTATGCAGCGATCCATTATGCGAATGAAATCGGTTTGCAGAATATAGCAGATCGTAATAGGTATTTAGGTAGCCTGCTGCGGCCGCGATTACAGGCATTGCCGGGTGTGACATTGCTGGATAAAGGAACAGCACTGGCCAGTATTATTACCCTGACTGCGCCGGTGAGTGATCCGCAGTGGTTGCTGACTTCACTGAGAGAACGGCATATTAATACAGCCGTGAGCGTGACTGCAAGTGCGCTGATTGATCTGAAATCGAAAGGAGTGAACTGGGCACTGCGTATTGCGCCGCATTATTTTAATACAGAAGAAGAGATTGATCTATTGCTGGATGCGCTGGAATCATTATTTGCGAATCCTTAA
- the egtD gene encoding L-histidine N(alpha)-methyltransferase, protein MATTSVMNAFTVLTPKQEQLPAFHHDVLQGLHAKDKYLDAKYFYDDNGDRIFQRIMACPEYYPTNCEMEIMREQSAQISALIASLTDTFDVVELGAGDATKSVHLLQELLQVDHSFTYYPIDISANVISQLEQHLPERLPALQVHGLHGEYFEMLRMLQTLSARPKVVLCMGGNIGNFTPAETRKFCRQLRNYLQPGDMLLTGFDLKKHPQIILNAYNDAGGITKEFNLNLLTRINREMEADFDLTKFDHYATYDPGTGACKSYLVSLEDQQVKVLNEVIEFKLHETIYMEISQKYSVDESEKLAIQAGFEPIAHFRDKKGWFVDSLWQA, encoded by the coding sequence ATGGCTACCACCTCTGTAATGAATGCTTTCACTGTATTGACCCCGAAACAGGAACAATTACCAGCTTTCCATCATGATGTATTGCAGGGATTGCATGCAAAGGACAAATACCTCGACGCAAAGTATTTTTATGATGATAACGGAGACCGGATCTTTCAGCGCATTATGGCTTGTCCGGAATACTATCCGACGAATTGTGAGATGGAGATCATGCGGGAACAATCAGCGCAGATCAGCGCACTGATCGCTTCGCTCACAGATACTTTCGATGTAGTGGAACTGGGCGCAGGTGATGCCACCAAGTCCGTACATCTCTTACAGGAATTACTACAGGTAGATCACTCTTTCACTTACTACCCCATTGACATCAGTGCAAATGTGATCAGTCAACTGGAGCAGCACTTACCAGAACGCCTGCCCGCGCTGCAGGTACATGGCCTGCATGGTGAATATTTCGAGATGCTGCGCATGCTACAGACCTTGTCTGCAAGGCCCAAAGTAGTACTGTGTATGGGTGGCAATATCGGGAATTTCACGCCTGCAGAAACCCGTAAGTTCTGCCGCCAGTTGCGCAATTATTTACAGCCTGGCGATATGTTGCTGACAGGCTTTGACCTGAAGAAGCATCCCCAGATTATTTTGAATGCATATAACGATGCGGGAGGGATTACGAAGGAGTTTAACCTGAACCTGCTCACGAGGATTAACCGGGAGATGGAAGCGGATTTTGATCTGACGAAGTTTGATCATTATGCCACCTATGATCCGGGTACAGGGGCTTGCAAGAGTTACCTGGTAAGCCTGGAGGATCAGCAGGTAAAGGTATTAAATGAGGTGATTGAGTTTAAGCTGCATGAAACGATTTACATGGAGATTTCGCAGAAGTATAGTGTGGACGAATCGGAGAAACTGGCAATACAGGCGGGATTTGAGCCGATAGCGCATTTCAGGGATAAGAAGGGATGGTTTGTAGATAGTTTATGGCAAGCCTGA
- the egtB gene encoding ergothioneine biosynthesis protein EgtB → MELKQAFDIVRQRSVSICAPLQTEDYVVQPVVDVSPPKWHLGHTTWFFETFVLQPNLKDYKVFNPDYNFVFNSYYESVGARVIRTDRGNLSRPGVTDVYKYRSYVDEQMTQLLEQEISNELHTLITLGLNHEEQHQELLITDIKYILGHNPLFPAYQEDYCFKERNITAAEFIKMPAGIYEIGHTGNGFCFDNELNRHKVYLEEYSISNALVTNKEYLEFMQAGGYTDFRHWHAEGWDWVKTNQVKSPLYWHEVDGQWMNYTLKGLQLIAPNQPLAHISYYEATAYASWKGLRLPTENEWEAAAAQLAWGERWEWTESAYLPYPGFVKAPGAIGEYNGKFMVSQMVLRGGSVATPPGHSRITYRNFFHPPLRWQYTGIRLAK, encoded by the coding sequence ATGGAATTAAAGCAAGCTTTTGACATCGTGCGCCAAAGATCTGTGAGCATATGCGCGCCATTACAAACAGAGGACTATGTTGTACAACCTGTGGTAGATGTGAGTCCGCCCAAGTGGCACCTGGGCCATACGACCTGGTTCTTTGAAACATTTGTATTGCAACCTAACCTGAAGGATTATAAGGTCTTTAATCCTGATTATAATTTCGTGTTCAATAGTTATTATGAATCCGTAGGTGCAAGAGTGATCCGTACAGACCGGGGCAACCTGAGCAGACCGGGGGTAACGGATGTATACAAATACAGATCCTATGTAGACGAGCAAATGACTCAATTGTTAGAACAGGAAATTTCTAATGAACTACATACCCTCATCACTCTCGGATTAAACCACGAAGAACAACACCAGGAATTACTGATCACCGATATCAAATACATCCTTGGTCATAATCCCCTCTTCCCCGCTTACCAGGAAGACTACTGTTTCAAAGAAAGAAACATCACGGCTGCTGAGTTTATAAAAATGCCTGCCGGGATCTACGAAATAGGTCATACAGGAAACGGGTTTTGTTTTGACAACGAACTGAACCGGCACAAGGTGTACCTGGAGGAATATAGCATCAGCAATGCACTTGTGACAAATAAAGAATACCTGGAATTCATGCAGGCCGGCGGATACACGGACTTCCGCCACTGGCATGCTGAAGGCTGGGATTGGGTAAAAACAAACCAGGTAAAATCACCGCTGTACTGGCACGAAGTAGATGGTCAGTGGATGAATTACACCCTGAAAGGTTTGCAACTCATAGCCCCCAATCAGCCACTTGCCCATATCAGTTATTACGAAGCCACTGCATATGCATCCTGGAAAGGATTACGCCTCCCTACAGAAAATGAATGGGAAGCTGCGGCAGCGCAACTGGCGTGGGGAGAAAGATGGGAATGGACAGAAAGTGCCTACCTCCCTTATCCCGGTTTTGTAAAAGCACCCGGTGCGATCGGAGAATATAACGGAAAGTTCATGGTGAGCCAGATGGTGCTGAGGGGCGGTTCTGTAGCCACTCCGCCGGGGCATAGCCGCATTACCTACAGGAATTTTTTCCATCCTCCACTGAGATGGCAATATACTGGCATCAGATTAGCTAAATAA
- a CDS encoding ABC transporter permease/substrate-binding protein: MEPANSFIDFLQQESGKILEQTLQHIGLTFISLLIAVVIGVPLGIAISRKPKMAGAVLGFAGILQTIPSIALLGVMIPLLGIGPAPAIVALFLYALLPIVRNTYTGITQVDPAITEAATGIGMSPHQLLFKIQLPLAMPVLLAGVRTATVINVGVATLAAYIAAGGLGEFIFGGIALNNTNMILAGAIPAALLAILFDWGLSRIRFRKIFLMPLFILVLSSFYLLPDFYGSRLLAGFTPEFMGRNDGDIGLKKIYGLKIRTVVISDMIMYKAAYDKKIDVISGSSTDGRVKAYDLQVLQDDKHIFPPYYAAPIVRQDVLDKYPELAPALNKLSGTINDSIMTALNYRVDILKQSPAVVAKEFLDAHHLLQSPGAGAKGTIRIGAKIFGDGYILANMYKLLVEGYTDLQVETKTGLGGTKICFEALTNAQIDLYPEYTGTGLLVILQAAPATLDSLGGNADKVYDYVAGAFQQRYHIKWLTPVGFNNTYALMMRRQQASALQIKTISDLTKYLQWN; this comes from the coding sequence ATGGAACCAGCTAACAGCTTCATTGATTTTCTTCAGCAGGAATCCGGCAAGATCCTGGAACAAACCCTGCAACATATCGGCCTTACCTTTATCTCGTTATTAATTGCCGTAGTGATTGGTGTGCCCCTGGGTATCGCCATCTCCCGCAAACCGAAAATGGCAGGTGCAGTGCTTGGCTTCGCAGGCATACTGCAAACCATCCCCAGTATCGCGCTATTAGGCGTAATGATTCCCTTGCTGGGTATCGGTCCTGCGCCAGCGATTGTTGCCCTGTTTTTATATGCACTGCTGCCAATTGTACGTAATACCTATACCGGCATCACACAGGTTGATCCGGCAATTACAGAGGCGGCAACAGGTATTGGTATGAGTCCACACCAGCTGCTTTTCAAAATACAGTTACCGCTGGCCATGCCGGTATTACTCGCAGGGGTGCGCACGGCCACCGTGATCAATGTAGGCGTGGCTACCCTCGCGGCATACATTGCTGCCGGTGGCTTAGGTGAATTCATCTTCGGCGGCATTGCCCTCAACAATACGAACATGATCTTAGCAGGAGCTATTCCTGCGGCCTTGCTCGCTATCCTATTCGACTGGGGATTGTCGCGCATCAGGTTCCGGAAGATATTCCTGATGCCTTTGTTCATTCTCGTATTGTCTTCCTTCTACTTGCTCCCTGATTTCTACGGCTCCAGGTTACTCGCAGGATTTACGCCTGAATTCATGGGCCGGAATGATGGCGATATCGGTTTAAAAAAGATCTATGGTTTAAAGATCCGTACCGTGGTGATCAGTGATATGATCATGTACAAAGCCGCTTACGATAAAAAAATAGACGTGATCAGTGGCAGCAGTACCGATGGCCGCGTAAAGGCCTATGACCTCCAGGTATTGCAGGATGATAAACACATCTTTCCGCCTTATTACGCCGCCCCTATCGTGCGCCAGGATGTACTGGATAAATATCCGGAACTGGCACCTGCACTCAATAAACTGTCTGGTACAATTAATGATAGTATCATGACAGCATTGAATTACCGGGTAGATATCTTAAAACAGTCCCCGGCTGTTGTTGCTAAGGAGTTTCTCGACGCCCACCATTTGCTGCAATCACCCGGAGCGGGTGCAAAAGGTACGATCCGTATCGGTGCCAAGATCTTTGGTGATGGCTACATCCTCGCCAATATGTACAAATTACTGGTCGAAGGTTACACCGATCTGCAGGTAGAAACAAAAACCGGTCTGGGAGGTACTAAGATCTGCTTTGAAGCACTGACGAATGCACAGATTGACCTCTACCCCGAATATACCGGTACCGGTCTGCTTGTGATATTGCAGGCAGCACCAGCTACCCTCGATTCCCTCGGGGGCAATGCAGATAAAGTATACGACTATGTAGCCGGTGCTTTTCAACAACGTTATCATATAAAATGGCTGACACCCGTAGGATTCAATAATACATACGCACTCATGATGCGGAGACAACAGGCCAGTGCCTTACAAATAAAGACTATCAGCGACCTGACAAAATACTTACAATGGAATTAA
- a CDS encoding ABC transporter ATP-binding protein — MIKLENVSKSFLNGKPAVSAVSFQVNAGETLILLGTSGSGKTTTLRMINRLLLPDSGHIYVNGDAVETQRLESLRRSIGYVLQYHGLFPHYTVAENIGVVPGLLKWDPGRIKARVSSLMEKLHLPVSDYLHAYPQQLSGGQQQRVGLARALAADPPVLLMDEPFGALDPVTRTSVRKEFRALDEIQHKTIIMVTHDVQEAFELGTRICLMDKGKVQQTGTPAELLFSPANDFVRSFFDEHRFVLELKALTIAGLRPWLANLNGDDTLTVWDAIAAGMPRNILLDAVDQYRQSKQMHGTS; from the coding sequence ATGATCAAACTGGAAAATGTGAGCAAGTCATTCCTCAACGGGAAGCCCGCCGTTTCTGCTGTTTCATTCCAGGTGAATGCAGGAGAAACACTCATACTACTGGGCACCAGTGGAAGTGGCAAGACAACGACGCTCAGGATGATCAACCGACTTTTATTACCCGATAGTGGTCACATCTATGTAAATGGTGATGCCGTAGAAACACAGCGACTGGAATCACTGCGCAGAAGCATCGGTTATGTACTTCAGTACCACGGTCTTTTTCCGCACTACACCGTTGCTGAAAACATAGGTGTAGTTCCGGGTCTGCTGAAATGGGATCCAGGCCGGATCAAAGCCAGGGTTTCCTCCCTCATGGAAAAACTTCACCTCCCGGTATCGGATTACCTCCATGCCTATCCCCAACAACTCAGCGGCGGACAACAGCAACGTGTAGGACTGGCCCGCGCACTGGCCGCAGATCCTCCCGTACTGCTCATGGATGAACCCTTTGGTGCACTGGACCCCGTGACCCGCACCAGTGTAAGAAAAGAATTTCGCGCACTCGACGAGATCCAACATAAGACGATCATCATGGTCACCCATGATGTGCAGGAAGCCTTCGAACTGGGCACCCGCATTTGTCTCATGGACAAAGGCAAAGTACAGCAAACCGGCACTCCCGCCGAACTCCTATTTTCACCTGCTAATGACTTTGTCAGGTCTTTTTTTGATGAACACCGCTTTGTACTGGAACTGAAAGCGCTCACGATTGCCGGTCTCCGGCCATGGTTAGCAAATCTCAATGGCGATGATACCCTCACCGTATGGGATGCCATCGCCGCCGGCATGCCGCGCAATATACTGCTGGATGCCGTAGACCAGTACAGGCAATCTAAACAAATGCATGGAACCAGCTAA
- a CDS encoding mercuric reductase, producing the protein MQKFDAIIIGAGQGGVPLAKKLAKAGWKTAIIEKRWIGGTCINDGCTPTKAMIACAEVAYTVANSRQWGITVPAYQVDFEKIVARKNEIVSSFRDGATKGLEKTDGLSIFYGTASFSGPKTIDIKLRTGNTETISAGQVFINTGASPKIPDLPGLAQVPYLTNTTVLDLQVLPSHLIVLGGSYIGLEFGQLFRRLGTQVTIIERSNLLKREDDDVSAAMKKIMEGAGITVHTGATVKQVEAHGDVVRVVLNTHGESKTITGSHLLLASGRVAQTKELHVENAGITLDEKGFIPVNDQLETSVAGIYALGDVKGGPAFTHISYNDHLILLKNLLHKEQATTSGRPVPYCVFTDPQLGRIGLTEKDAREKGLEIQVACLDMTKVARAIETGHTDGFMKAVVEKGSGKILGAAILGHNGGEIMSVLQIAMMAGMTAQQLREMIFAHPLYTESLNNLFMTITD; encoded by the coding sequence ATGCAAAAATTCGATGCGATCATCATTGGTGCTGGTCAGGGCGGTGTACCCCTGGCAAAAAAACTGGCAAAAGCAGGCTGGAAAACAGCTATCATAGAAAAACGATGGATTGGCGGTACCTGCATCAACGATGGATGCACTCCCACAAAAGCAATGATTGCCTGTGCCGAAGTAGCCTATACGGTGGCCAATAGCAGGCAATGGGGGATTACAGTGCCCGCTTACCAGGTTGATTTTGAAAAGATCGTGGCCAGGAAAAATGAGATTGTCAGTTCCTTCCGGGACGGCGCTACCAAAGGACTGGAAAAAACGGATGGGCTTAGCATCTTCTATGGCACTGCCAGTTTCAGCGGCCCAAAAACCATAGATATTAAGCTCCGTACCGGCAACACAGAAACCATTAGCGCCGGCCAGGTATTCATCAATACAGGGGCATCCCCTAAGATCCCGGATTTACCCGGCCTTGCGCAGGTACCCTATCTTACCAATACGACCGTTCTCGATCTCCAGGTACTTCCCTCCCACCTCATCGTTTTAGGTGGTAGCTACATTGGCCTGGAATTCGGCCAGCTATTCCGCCGCCTCGGTACGCAGGTCACCATTATTGAACGCTCAAATTTGCTGAAGAGAGAAGACGATGATGTATCTGCCGCCATGAAAAAAATCATGGAAGGAGCTGGTATTACCGTACATACCGGTGCCACTGTCAAACAGGTTGAAGCCCACGGCGATGTGGTCAGAGTAGTGCTCAATACCCATGGAGAAAGTAAAACCATTACCGGCTCTCACCTGCTCCTTGCCTCCGGCCGCGTAGCACAGACAAAGGAATTGCATGTAGAAAATGCAGGCATTACCCTCGACGAAAAAGGTTTCATCCCGGTGAATGATCAACTGGAAACTTCCGTAGCTGGCATCTATGCCCTTGGAGATGTAAAAGGCGGTCCTGCATTCACACATATCTCTTACAACGATCACCTCATCCTGCTCAAAAACCTGCTGCACAAAGAGCAGGCAACAACCAGCGGCAGACCCGTTCCCTATTGTGTATTCACTGACCCGCAACTAGGCCGTATCGGACTAACGGAAAAGGATGCACGCGAAAAAGGATTGGAGATACAGGTGGCTTGCCTGGATATGACAAAAGTAGCACGCGCCATTGAAACAGGACACACCGATGGTTTCATGAAAGCCGTGGTAGAAAAAGGCAGTGGCAAAATTCTCGGTGCTGCTATTCTTGGTCATAACGGCGGTGAGATCATGAGCGTTTTACAAATTGCCATGATGGCCGGTATGACCGCACAGCAACTCAGAGAAATGATCTTTGCACATCCGCTGTACACGGAATCGTTGAACAATCTTTTCATGACCATTACTGATTGA
- a CDS encoding DUF427 domain-containing protein, with protein sequence MKAIWQKEVIAESEKTVVVEHNHYFPPEAVKQEMLSPSKTHTICPWKGEASYYDITVDGKVNKDAAWYYPDPKDAANNIKGYIAFWKGVEVLR encoded by the coding sequence ATGAAAGCAATCTGGCAAAAGGAAGTAATAGCAGAAAGCGAAAAAACGGTGGTAGTCGAACACAATCATTACTTTCCCCCGGAAGCAGTAAAACAGGAAATGCTCAGTCCAAGTAAGACCCATACCATTTGTCCATGGAAAGGAGAAGCCTCCTATTATGATATAACGGTGGATGGAAAAGTAAACAAAGACGCAGCCTGGTACTATCCTGATCCGAAAGATGCTGCGAACAATATAAAAGGTTACATCGCCTTCTGGAAAGGTGTCGAGGTGCTACGGTAA